From Argopecten irradians isolate NY chromosome 3, Ai_NY, whole genome shotgun sequence:
ATTACTCTTTGGTATAGAATACGCAGTCAGagtaattctttatttcatctAATCAGCTTTCTGCACATTTCTTCTTCTTAAGGTAATCTACACCATCGATATTGACGATTATATAGCACAACAAATCACACAAATGTAAATCATTGTGAAATTAAACCATAATCACATCAATTTTTGCAGTTTGTAGGGCTGATGTGGTGTTTGCTATAGATGCGTCGAGTGCAGAGGGACAAGCAAATTTCCAAAAATCTCTGTCGTTCATGTCAGAAGTTGTAAATGAGTTTCCTGGTAGTCCGGGTGATGTTCAATTTGGACTCGTTACCTTTGGGTCGCACGCTAGTTTAGATTTTGAGCTCTCGCAGTATCAAAGTAAATCTTCATTGATTAGGGCTATACAAAGTGCAGCCTACATTGGCGGGTCACAAACCTCTTGGGTCGCCGTGCATCTTGTGCACAGCACAGCCCTATCTACCTCTGGAGGTGCAAGACATGGCGTCAAACCATTTGTCGTTCTGATAACTAATGGCCCATCGTCCAGTCATTCATCTTTTCTAAGGGAGACAACTACGCTCCATCAAAACACCGGTGCGACTGGCATTGCTATTGGGATAGGAAGTCTGGTAAACTCGGAGGAGTTAAACGCATTTGCCCCAAATGGACATAATGTCTTCCGTATCACTAATGCAGATGATTTGTCGGGTCTCAGACATGCTGTTCATGATATCATATGTGGAGGTAACATTAATCAatcataaaagaaaatttttacACGATCAATgcacaaaatatgtattttgaaattatgtatTTCAATAACACTTTCACGGGGGTTTCTTATGGTAGGACGTGTTTGATAAAATAAGTATTTGAACATTCATTAAACATGAATCTGATAAGTAGAATTATGTCACTTcgcttttttgtttttgtttgtttgtttgtttgcctTTTTATACGAGATTTTCTAGCAATTCATTGCTGCGGTATCTGAATGGCAACTGTTGTGAAATCCACAATCCAATCTTCACTTGTATTACAGGGACATCATCAGGAGTAACCACCCCTCCGCCGGCCTTAAAAACGACCTTGACAGGTAAGCAACCTCAGAAATAGATacctttttttaaaatttcaatgttcatttgaaaaaaaatcgtttttaaaattctacaaaaataagaaatttcATCAGATAAATGAAATAACGACGTGGACAATAGTTGGATTATCATTTTCGAtcgttatattttttattcaacatCATAGTTGATACTGTCTATTAACGTTCGTAACAATTAGGTCATGGTTGTTGGCTTTGGTCGAAAGAACAATTGTATACTCTTTATATCTTCAACTTTCTTTTTTAAGACTCCTTCCAGATTTTCCCTGACAGCTCTAAGTGATTTGCTTGTTAGTCGATCAGAAGAGAAGAGTAAATTGTTTCTTTTGATTTCGATTTTAAAAAGcttaaacaaatcatttataataataaataacaataaatgcaatatgtttgataaattgagatttgttttcttttatttatatataaaaataatgatactACATGTATGAACTAATTAGGTGCAATTTAAGAGATTATTGTCCCAAACATGTTGTGCACATGCGCAGGTAATCTAGTTAGTGATGGTAAAATTCGTCATTCCCTCGTCATAGACGGCACTGTGGGGATGCTTGCTGCCACACTCGCCGTTACAGATCGCTGTAAAATAACAAGTATCCATGAAGCATGTTCATACAAACAAAACCTGAATGTTGATTTTAATCGTATGAGTTCAAATCACTATTAATTAAGCCGCATTAATTAAACACAGGTACTTGTGACATATGTGACatgttattttaatataaaggctgaaatatttaattttatgaatataACAATACCGTTATATCTTATCAACTTGTCTACAGAGTGTAAACCAACTTGTCTACATAGTGTAAACcaacttgtatatatattgtaaacaatattgtctatattacgtAAACCGACGTGTATATATCGTGTAAACCAACTTGTCTATATCGTGTAAACCAATTTGTCTACAGAGTGTAAACCAACTTGTctacatagtgtaaacctactTGTCTACATAGTGTAAATAAACTTGTCTATATAGTGTAAACCAACTTGTCTATATATCGTAAACAATATTGTCTTtatattgtaaaccaacttgTCTATATCGTGTAAACTAACTTATCTATGTCGTGTAAACCATTTTGTCTATATAGTGTAAACCACTTTGTCTTCATAGTGTAAACCAACTTGTCTATATAGTGTAAACCATATTGTCTATATTGTGTAAACCAACGTGTATATATTGTGTAAACCAACTTGTCTATATCGTGTAAACCATAGTGTATATATTGTGTAAACTAACTTTTTATGTCGTGTTAACCTATTTGTCTATATAGTGTAAACTAACTTGTCTATATAGTGTAAaccatattgtttatatagtgTAAACCAACGTGTATATATCGTGTAAACCAACTTGTCTATATCGTGTAAACCAGCTTGCATATATCGTGTAAACCAACTTATCTATGTcgtgtaaacaaatttggctgCATAGTGTTAACTTACTTGTCTATGTAGTGGAAACCATATTGTCTATATAGTGTAAACCAACGTGTATATATCGCGTAAACCAACTTGTCTATATCGTGTAAACCATATTGTGTATATCGTGTAAACTAACTTTTCTATGTCGTGTAAACCAATTTGTCTATATATCGTAAACAATATTGTCTTtatattgtaaaccaacttgTCTATGTAGTGGAAACCATATTGTCTATATAGTGTAAACCAACGTGTATATATCGTGTAAACCAACTTGTCTACATCGTGTAAACCATATTGTCTATATAGTGTAAACCAACTTGCATATATCGTGTAAACCATATTGTCTATATAGTGTAAACCAACTTGCATATATCGTGTAAACCAATTTAACTAACTTGTCTATGTAGTGGAAACCAACTTGTCTATATCGTTTAAACAAATTTGTCTACATAGTGTAAACTTACTTGTCTACATAGTGTAAACCAAGTTGTCTATATAGTGTAAACCATATTGTCTATATAGTGTAAACTAACTTGTCTATATCGTGTAGAACAACTTGTCGACaaagtgtaaacaaatttgCCTATATAGTATAAGCCAACTTGTCTACatattgtaaaccaacttatctacatatgaaaaactaacctgtctatatagtgtaAACGTACATTGATGATCCCGTGTCATTGTAGTTCGTGTATTTCATGAGTATTAAAAATCACGaggaaaacaatgaaaacgTGTCGATCACAGGTAGAACAAAACGTGTCGATCATAGGTAGAACAAAACATGTCGATCACATGTAAAACAAAACGTGTCGATCACAAGTAGAACAGAACATGTCGACCACAGGTAGAACAAAACGTGTCGATCACAGGTAGAACAAAACGTGTCGATCACAGGTAGAACAAGACCTGTCGACCACATGTACAACAAAACGTGTCGATCACAGGTACGACAAAACGAATCGATCACAGGTAGAACACAACATGTCGACCACAGGTAGAACAAAACGTGTCGACCACATGTACAACAAAACTTGGCGATCACAGGTAGAACAAAACCTGTCGATCACAGGTAGAACAAAACATGTCGAACACAGGTAGAACAAAACGTGTCGACCACAGGTACAACAAAACGTGTCGATCAAAGGTACAAAACGTGTCGATCAAAGGTACAACAAAACGTGTCGATCAAAGGTACAAAACGTGTCGATCAAAGGTACAACAAAACGTGTCGATCACAAGTAGAACAAGACGTGTCGACCACAGGTAGAACAAAACGTGTCGATCACAGGTACAACAAAACGTGTCGATCACAGGTACAACAAAACGTGTCGATCAAAGGTACAAGACGTGTCGATCAAAGGTACAACAAAACGTGTCGATCACAAGTAGAACAAGACGTGTCGACCACAGGTAGAACAAAACGTGTCGATCACAAGTAGAACAAGACGTGTCGACAACACAGGTAGAACAAGACGTGTCGACAACACAGGTAGAACAAGACGTGTCGACAACACAGGTAGAACAAGACGTGTCGACAACACAGGTAGAACAAAACGTGTCGATCACAGGTAGAACAAAACGTGTCGATCACAGGTAGAACAAAACGTGTCGATCACAGGTAGAACAAAACGTGTCGATCACAGGTAGAACAAAACGTGTCGACCACAGGTAGAACAAAACGTGTCGACCACACAGGTAGAACAAAACGTGTCGACCACAGGTAGAACAAAACGTGTCGACCACAGGTAGAACAAAACGTGTCGATCACAGGTAGAACAAAACGTGTCGACCACAGGTACAACGAAACGTGTCGATCACCGGTACAACAAACGTGTCGATCACAGGTAGAACAAGACGTGTCGACCACAGGTAGAACAAAACGTGTCGATCACAGGTAGAACAAAACGTGTCGATCACAGGTAGAACAAAACGTGTCGATCACAGGTAGAACAAAACGTGTCGACCACACAGGTAGAACAAAACGTGTCGATCACAGGTACAACAAAACGTGTCGATCAAAGGTACAAAACGTGTCGATCAAAGGTACAACAAAACGTGTCGATCACAAGTAGAACAAGACGTGTCGACAACACAGGTAGAACAAAACGTGTCGATCACAGGTAGAACAAAACGTGTCGACCACAGGTACAACAAAACGTGTCGATCACAGGTAGAACAAAACGTGTCGACCACAGGTACAACAAAACGTGTCGATCACAGGTAGAACAAAACGTGTCGATCACAGGTAGAACAAAACGTGTCGATCACAGGTAGAACAAAACGTGTCGACCACACAGGTAGAACAAAACGTGTCGACCACACAGGTAGAACAAAACGTGTCGTAAACAAAACGTGTCGACACAGGTAGAACAAAACGTGTCGACCACAGGTAGAACAAAACGTGTCGAGACGTGTCACAGGTAGAACAAAACGTGTCGACCACAGGTAGAACAAAACGTGTCGATCACAGGTAGAACAAAACGTGTCGATCACAGGTAGAACAGAACCTGTCGATCACAGGTAGAACAAAACCTGTCGATCACAGGTACAACAAAACGTGTCGACCACAGGTAGAACAAAACGTGTCGACCACAGGTACAACAAAACGTGTCGATCACAGGTACAACAAAACGTGTCGATCACAGGTACAACAAAACGTGTCGACCACAGGTACAACAAAACGTGTCGATCACAGGTACAACAAGACGTGTCGACCACACAGGTAGAATAAAACGTGTCGATCATAGGTACAACAAAACGTGTCGATCATGGGTAGAACAAAACGTATCGACCACAGGTACAACAAAACGTGTCGaccacaggtaaaacaaaacgTGTTAATCACAGGAAGAACAAGACGTGTCGACCACACAAATAGAACAAAACGTGTCGATCACAGGTAGAACAAAACGTGTCGACCACAGGTACAACAAAACGTGTCGaccacaggtaaaacaaaacgtgtcgaccacaggtaaaacaaaacgtgtcgatcacaggtaaaacaaaacgTGTCGACCACAGGTACAACAAAACGTGTCGACCACAGGTACAACAAAACGTGTCGATCACAGGTAGAACAAAACGTGTCGACCACACAGGTAGAACAAAACGTGTCGACCACACAGGTAGAACAAAACGTGTCGaccacaggtaaaacaaaaagtGTCGACCATACAGGTAGAACAAAACGTGTCGACACATTCGACCACATGTAGAACAAAATGCGTCGATCACAGGTACAGCAAAACGTGTCGATCAAAGGTAGAACAAAACATGTCGATCACAGGTAGAAGAAAACGTGTCGACCACAGGTAGAACAAAACGTGTCGAACACAGGTACAACAAAACGTGTCGATCACAGGTACAACAAAACGTGTCGAtcacaaacttttttttataaccCGATCATATAGATGTAGTTACCGATTTTGACACCATAGTTTCCTGGCATCCATTGTTCACATGGTTGCTGTGTGGGATCACAGTTCGGGTCGGGCTCGGCTTTTAGGGAGAAACTTGAGGTGTAGTCCCCTGGTTGGGCAAGCTCATGGATGAATCCGCTCTCTACGAGACAAAACGTTTGCTAGTgtcaataatcaatatatttaaaaaaaaagtgtaaAAGAGATCAAATGTAGAAATTACATTATGGAAAATGGAGATGCGGGGAGATTATGTGTAAAGTGCAAGGATGCATCGACGATTGAGTAATATTTTCTTAAGTTCCTTCTTTTACTACATCCTTATATAGTATAGCCAGTTTAGGTTTGCTACTATTTTGGGGTTAGGTTTGCTACTATTTTGGACATGGGCATTTTTATGATCATTCTTAATCGTGCaataataaatgtatacttttgtAGCTTCTCATAAATTTTCAATATGTTAAgtggaaaaatgaaaataataggCTTTATGGTTTAGCGTAAAATACAAAGTCTTTAAATACACGGAAGACATTTAGAACTTACCGACAGGAATACCATCAACAGTGTCTACTTCTAGGATGATTTCACCTGTACCAGTTCCATTCACAGATGTGTATCCAAAATCAATCCGGAAAGTTccttgttaattagacacatctGATTAGTATAATTAGTATGTGTCTGTTGACCGAATTCAGCTAGAGTTGTATGCATTTAAAGGAAGGCGGATCACTAGACAAGTTGCCTATATggggtttttttatttcaaagggGCATGAAAAGAAATTCTGTGAATCTCACAAAAGATTGCATTTCCCGATGGAATGACATCAACgcttataattatttgtttagaCTATTTTATGTACGACTACATTGATATATCAAGAGACcattttccaaatcaatacgcaaaaTCAATGTCACGATAACGTTGGTTTTTTTTCGTGCCAATCCCATCATCTTTCATTACATATTACGAGTAGAACGAGCCAAGGACAAAGATTTTGAATTatcggtattttttttttcttcgatGTTTTACGCTGTTTTTACAttctagaaacaaaacaaaagacagTGATAGGAATTTTCTAGAACACAATATGTGCTCATATGTTGTAAAATTGGAAAACGACAGTATTGGTGGTGTATTTATCCTACCCTGTGGTCCGGAACTGGGGGTCACAGTAAAGGTGGTAATCTTGGCATCACCGTTGTCGTTGATTGGACAAGTTTTCAGGATCTCACAGAAATAAATGGGGTCCAGGTCAGCCCTGTTGACAAAGAACAATATAGTAAAACACTAATTATTCAAGTATGATATCGCTATAATTACACAAGTTCATATATCAGTAATATCATGTTATCCATATAACAAGACATTTTAACTATGATACTAAAATTTTCTATCCGTCCCTATTCTTGTCCTTTCTAcacttatttttaaatttctattCATTTCTGTATAAGAGCGAAAACAAAGGCCAGGTGGTCATAACAGGCTAAAAATGTCTCCTCTGAGAACCAGCATGAAGTACGTCTCAGGtatcaaaacaacaaatattaacctaataataataataggaCGAATGACAAAGGAATCATGAAAATTGGCTCATAACAAGGTTCTTTTTTACAAGTACGTGTCAACTGTCGGTGTTAGAACAACGCCAGTTTTCGCAAAGTACAAGCTACTACATTTCAGTTAAAAATGCATTGTTGTGGCTTCGAACTTGAGGCGTAGAGGTGAACGGCTATTTGTAGAATGCCGGGCACTGCTATATCCGGCTAACATATAAAATGTAGGTTGTATATACTTACTTCTGTATCAACTTTATGAACTCTTCCACTCCGACGAGATCACAGAGGACGTCACATACTTCTTCTAAAGCCTTGCTGGTCTTTGAACCCAAGGCTTGACAGAGTGCTCCACACGTACCTACTACCCCACCGTCTGGAAAGTATTGTCGTAATAAAAACATGAATACCAtgatattaaagttatatgtgtcataattaaaaaattaacatagtatttttcttcgacAATCTATTGAATGGTTTGGTGAATTAAACTGTGGAAAGCTTTATAATGCACAGACAAaaatgtatgatgccttatagaCATCAGTTACAACAAGAATTGATGTTATTAATTCGGGAATTCGGGTACTAGTAAATGGATTCCCGCGTAATGAGGTTCATCACAGGTATATTTTGATTTAACGAATCGTTTCGGTTTAATCAATACCAGCAAAAATAACTGATTCCTCTGATAATTAATACGACTTGATATAATCAATGATAACAGTGATACACAATTAGCAAGTGTAATAAGATAGACCAAGGATTTATACTTACTTGGCAAGACTAAATAACTGCACCAAGTAAGAAGTATTTTGCACCAGTACAAATACGCTAAAAGTATACAACATAAAGGATTTACAATTAATGTTACCTACTGAGTATAATGTTTAGAAGTGCGTCGATAGCTTGTCCCATAAACTGGATACACGTTGGACAAAGATCTACCCCTACATTTCCTCTCTCTTTGTTGTTCAGCTGGGTAATGAAGTGTTGTTGTTTGGtcaattttacagtatatggTAGGGCAAATGTCTGGGATAGCAGGGCCACTACGGCCAACAAGGCAAAGGACTGCTGTAATATAAATAGACTGTCGTTAGAGAAAGTgtttaatataaatgtacatatataacaaaGCAGAAACGGTAAAATTAGtcttttttttaagtttaacgTCTGTTAGGCATAGAACATGTTTCACATTAATGAGTAGTATTCACCGTGGTCGATTGTCTGCAATATAAAGCATAAGACTTAACATGATTGAATGATTTAAATGCAAATTTCTGTggaatttgtattttattttggaaaagTCAACGGTAGACGAAGATTATATAGAGTGATGAGAAAAAACTACCAGCTGTTATCTTAACATTAAGGAGAGCATCAGATATTTTGACCTGGACATCGAAGAGGCATGACCTTGCTTTTGCATGTGTTATTAGTCGGTCATGTCATTTCGTAGATACCAGTCTTGAGCAGATTTACTTGACCTTGAAATGTGTCATGAACTCACAACAAGAAATACCATGTTGCTATGAAACTAATTGATGTGTATGAACGTTGCTATAAGCTGGTTTTGCTACTATTATCTCCCACTAGGATAGTTTGGTATGTCCTGTTCGCTTTAGTCTGGGTTTGGTTCAATACTGGGACAATTCTAACCGCATACTATCGTCCCTAGATACCTAAGGATGCTTCATTTTGTTTGGGCTGAAAGCAGCAATATTGCAATTGTGTCTATTTCGTCGATATTTGAAATAGTATCACTTAAAAGAAACTGTACTAAATTACTTCTATTACGTAATGCTTGGTAAGGTTAGTTGATTAGGTctagcgtcctattaacagctaaggtcattgaAGAACTCCCTTGTGT
This genomic window contains:
- the LOC138318413 gene encoding countin-3-like, with product MKQSFALLAVVALLSQTFALPYTVKLTKQQHFITQLNNKERGNVGVDLCPTCIQFMGQAIDALLNIILNGGVVGTCGALCQALGSKTSKALEEVCDVLCDLVGVEEFIKLIQKADLDPIYFCEILKTCPINDNGDAKITTFTVTPSSGPQGTFRIDFGYTSVNGTGTGEIILEVDTVDGIPVESGFIHELAQPGDYTSSFSLKAEPDPNCDPTQQPCEQWMPGNYGVKIAICNGECGSKHPHSAVYDEGMTNFTITN